The Festucalex cinctus isolate MCC-2025b chromosome 6, RoL_Fcin_1.0, whole genome shotgun sequence genomic sequence gtagcattcctggaaatcgacttcggaggtcaggtttagcccatcggtagctttcatggaagttgacctcggtcctccaggttgaattcctggaattcgacctacctggcaggttaaccgatcggtaggaatcctggaaatgaacctcggttgtttggggttggtttcctggaaatggacttaaccgggggacagaatcggaaccacccaccccggaccggtgctctcggcccggattcgcggggcaggtttagcccatcggtagcattcctggaaatcgacttcgaaccacccaccaccggccggtgctctcggcccggattcgcggggcaggtttagcccatcggtagcattcctggaaatcgacttcgaaccaccccccaccGGCCGGTACTcccggcccggcttcgcggggcaggtttagcccatcggtagcattcctggaaatcgacttcggaggtcaggtttagctcatcggtagctttcatggaagttgacctcggtcctccaggttgaattcctggaattcgacctacctggcaggttaaccgatcggtaggaatcctggaaatgaacctcggttttttggggttggtttcctggaaatggacttaaccgggggacagaatcggaaccacccaccccggaccggtgctctcggcccggattcgcggggcaggtttagcccatcggtagcattcctggaaatcgacttcgaaccaccccccaccggccggtgctctcggcccggcttcgcggggcaggtttagcccatcggtagcattcctggaaatcgacttcgaaccaccccccaccggccggtgctctcggcccggcttcgcggggcaggtttagcccatcggtagcattcctggaaatggaccttgggggtcaggtttagcccatcggtcggattcctggaagttgacctcggttgaggttgaattcctggaattcgacctagcggggcaggttagccgatcggtaggaatcctggaaatgaacctcggttggttggggttggattcctggaaatggacctgggggtcaggttagccgatcggtaggaatcctggaactggaccttggatgggggttggattcctggaaatggacttaagcgggggacggaatcggaaccacccaccaagccggtgctctcggccccgcttcgcggggcaggtttagccgatcggtagcaatcctggaactggaccttggttgggggttggattcctggaaatggacttcgcGGAGGCAGGTTAGCCGATCAGTTGAATCCTGGGACTGGACCTTGGTTGGGGCTCAATTCCTGAAAATGGACTCACTCAGGCTGGGAACGGAACCACCCACCTCGGGACGCAGGTTTAGCCCATAGGTaggattcctggaaatggacttaagcgggaAATGGAACCACCGACCCTGACACATTGTGAGAGGCATGCAGCATTGTCTTATGACATACAATGTAAAGAACCTGAAAGAAGACCCACCAGAACTCCAACATTCCAAATTAACTTTAATTTCCACATCTTTTGATCATCATTCGGACTTGGTTTCAAATGTTCTCAACACATAGTTCCAGCTCACGGCATAGCTGTCGAAATGCTGGTTGTTCAGCCACAATCTCCCGTATTCTTTTTTTCAGGACCAACTTTTCCTGGATCTCTCTTTCGAAGAGAGTTTTGACCATGGAATAAAATTGTGGTGTGCGTTTGAGTATTCTTCGTTGACCctgaaagacataaaaacgacaaaAGTTTAATTTTAGGATTTCCACATTAGAGTCCCCCTCCGCAGCCCAAGTCTACTTACAGAATTATGATGACTGATTTTTTCTGGAAGTGTTGTTGGCTCTGAATTTGGTTTGGGAGatctcttttgctgtgtttcgtTCCCTTTTTGGATGGAATTTGTCCTTTTTCTTTAACTTAATCTTCGTCATCCTCTTCTTCTTGCGGGACTTGAGAGTGTCAGTGGGATCACAATCCTAAGGACACAGTGTGTTATATTTTGCGGGTTAGGGTTAAGAAATATTACATGTCGGTGTATTACAATGACAGAATtacttccaggaattctactcaCAAATTTCAAGCGCCGGACATGTTTTTTTACCAACAAGGCACGTTCCAATATCTGTTCCGCATCTTCCCAGTCACTGAGGTCAGACTATAgtacaaaaagcaaaatagaAGACATAGCTATGGGTCACAAGTTTAACAACAGGAGACATGGGACTTCCTGGATTTCACCTCAGCTTCCCTGCCTGTCTGTCACCAGAAAGGAAACAGTCATATTTTGGTGGCATGAAGCAGTGTTGCATTTGATTGAACcacttccaggaattctactcaCCCGGTGCAGGGAGGAGACCTTCTGTGTTAAGGGCAGGGAGACTTCTTGTGTTAAGGGAAAGACAGTTTGTTCCATGACGTCCATCTCATCTTCGTCTTCAGTCATGTACATCTATACAACGACAAAATACAATTTGGAAGCCATGGCAATGGGGGGAACTTCCACAATAGTGACATGGGACTTCCTGGATATCACCTCAATTACTCCAATGTGTACCTTTTTTTCCTCGGACTGTGGAGTAGAGACGAGATCCCCGGGCTCCCTTGAAAGTTGCCATCCAGCCCCCACATTCTGCTCAGACCTGTTCACGTCTTTGATAGTTCTCAGCGGGGAGGCCTGTGTTAATGGCACTGAGACCTCCTGTGTTAAAGGCTCGAAAGGTTCTTCCGGGGACTCCTCCTCGCTGCAAATCAAGTCCAcctatacaaaaacaaaaaacaatgtataataCATGGGTGTGGGTCATGTCTTCCACAATAGCGACACAGAACTTACTGGGGGCTGGAGTGAGTGCTCCgtagaattcctggaactggaccttggtttggggtcaaattccaggaactggactgggtttgggggtccaattccaggaaccgggCATAGGCGAGGCCGGTGTGCTCGGCCCCGCTGCGCGGGGCCTCGCGGGGGCTAGCTACGCTTGGGTCCCGCTCCGCACAGTTccgggaactggactttggttgagggtccaattccaggaactggactttggttgggggtccaattccaggaaccgggCGCGGACGGGGGAACGAAGCAGCGACCACGCGACGCGAcgcttcgcggggcttcaaCACGCAAGGGGCCCGCCTCGGAGGCCAGGGAAAAGCTATCGGCTATCGGTAGATTTCTAGAACTGTACCTTGGTTGTGGACGAATTCTTGGAGCGGGAACTCGCTTGAGATTTGAATTCCTGAAACCGGACTCTTTTCCCCCAAAGGCCACGCACATTTCCAGGAACTCACCTCACTCATCCTTGGAACCTGCAGCGGCGCTTTCTTGTGCTTGCCCTCACACTTCGATGCGAATGAATGGGGGTTGGACAAACGCAGGCTTAAATAGTCTGGTGTTGGTGATGTCACGGTACTGCAGCCAATCACCTTCCTATTGTCCAAAGGCACCTCCttcccacacacaaacactaacaattACCCAGTCAAGCGACATCTTGTGGTGAAAGCAAAAACTGCGTGACTCAGAAAAGCTTTCTTGAACAaacagacttttattttatgattttgtAGTGTGAAAGTATGAGTATGACGATGAGGTACACCATTCCAAAGAGGCACATAATAGATATGTAGATGAGGCACATGTGCTGTGTAAACTCCCATCCGCTCTCATAACATCGCCAAGTCAATCTAGATAGAAAAAGTTGTTTAAACAAACTAAACGCAATTCACTGAGTAGTGTTTTGCCTCAGATTGAGTTACAAATATGAACGCATCTTTCCGGGAATTacacgtcatctttaaggaattacatgtcatctttaaggaattgcgcgtcatttttaaggaattgcatgtcatctttaaggaattacatgtcgtctttaaggaattacatgtcgtctttaaggaattacatgtcgtctttaaggaattacatgtcatctttaaggaattgcgcgtcatttttaaggaattgcatgtcatctttaaggaattacatgtcatctttaaggaattgcgcgccatttttaaggaattgcgcgccatttttaaggaatttcacgtcatctttaaggaattacacaTCATCTTTAAGTAATTTAGGTTGCCATGCTGGATGTAGACATTGCCAACTTACCCTTGACTTGTTTCCATTGCCATGTTCATTTGGGGCTCCAGTGCAGTGAGCACAATGCTCGGGATCCATTGTGGAGGTGTCTCATCTGTCAAGAGaccccatgatttttttttgcaagtgcacATGCAAAGAAAGCTATTCGAAAATATCATGCCTTGCTGGTCATAATCAGGAGGAGGACTTCCCAGATATTGACCCATCCTTTTTTCCGCTTTCCGCCTTGCTCGCTTGACTTCTGAAGGCGGCACTGAGAGCGACTGCTTTTATAGACTCAGCCCAGCCTTGCAACTGGccattgaccaatcactgcgAAGGGGGTGTAACGGTAACgcccaccataaaaaaaaaacccaaactaacccatccaagtcaatttccaggttgcctacatataattccacaatttcgaCACAGTCAAGCTGTACCATCTGTTAACTGTAGAGGATGGCTAGTGTGGGTCAAATCTGACTACATCTTGGCTGAACCCATACCCAGGTCCacttcctggaactggacctgggTATTTAGGCGCttcgggcccgcttcgcgggccaggtggagcccatcggtagcattcctggaattcgaccgaaggggagcttgacccaccaaacccgggaagaaccatgccggtgttctcggccccgctccgcggggcctcggtgcgcttggggcccgcttcgcggaccaggtcgagcccatcggtagcattcctggaattcgacctcggtccaggttgaattcctggaattcgaccgaaggggagcttgacccaccaaacccgggaagaaccatgccggtgttctcggccccgctccgcggggcctcggtgcgcttcgggcccgcttcgcgggccatgTGGAGCCCATcagtagcattcctggaattcgacctcggtccaggttgaattcctggaattcgaccgaaggggagcttgacccaccaaacccgggatgaaacatgccggtgttctcggccccgctccgcggggcctcggtgcgcttggggcccgcttcgcggaccaggtcgagcccatcggtagcattcctggaattcgacctcggtccaggttgaattcctggaattcgaccgaaggggagcttgacccaccaaacccgggaagaaccatgccggtgttcatTGAAACTGGACCTGGGTATGGGTTAATTCCCGATAGGCGACTTAATCCCGCGGGCTACCAGGGGGACTTTTAGCCTACGGGTTatattcctggaatccgacgcgtacacttcccggaccccgacctgtacaattcccggaacCCGACTTGTACAATTCCAGGACCCCGACTCGTACAATTCCTGGACTGCGACACGTACGATTCCTGGACCCCGACCTGTACAATTCCTGGACCACGAcctgtacaattcccggaacCCGACTTGTACAATTCCTGGACCGCGACccgtacaattcccggaatccgaccggtaccattcccggaatccgactgtacaattccaggaatcagaccggtaccattcccggaatccgactgtacaattcccggaatcagaccggtaccattcccggaatccgactgtaCAATTCCAGGAATCAGACCGGTCtcgttcccggaatccgaccgtacaattccaggaatcagaccggtaccattcccggaatccgactgtacaattcccggaatccgactgtacaattcccggaatcagaccggtaccattcccggaatcagactgtacaattcccggaatcagaccggtaccattcccggaatcagactgtacaattccaggaatccgaccggtaccattcccggaatccgaccgtacaattcccggaatcagaccggtaccattcccggaatccgactgtacaattcccggaatcagaccggtaccattcccggaatccgaccgtacaattccaggaatccgaccggtaccattcccggaatccgaccgtacaattcccggaatcagaccggtaccattcccggaatccgacccgtaacattcccggaatccgacccgtaccattcccggaatccgactgtaTAATTCCAGGAATCcgaccggtaccattcccggaatccgaccgtacaattcccggaatctgaccggtaccattcccggaatccgaccgtaccattcccggaatccgaccagtatcattcccggaatccgacccgtaccattcccggaatccgacccgtacaattcccggaatccgaccggCTCACACGCGACACCTGGTGTCCGTTTAGCGGAACCGCACCCGAGTTTTTTCAAACGGCTTTAAAAAATGCTCAGAggtagaaaaaaattaaactaaaggcgCTTCCGACACCTGCGAATTTAGGAGCATCCGCCGGATTTTTCCCCGTTCCGATCGGCCGCCGTTTTGACCGAATTCCGGAATCGCGACGCACCGCCGCCGCGGTTCCAACTGCCGCGCGGGAGTTATCCCCCcgccattcaaagtcaatggagtgcGAGCTAGCACACTGGCTAACTTCCAAATCGCATTCCAGCTTCCCATAGACCGCCATGCATTAGGCTTCCGCAAAAGCGACGCGCTTCCAGGCTCGGAGCGCCCGGgggctaaccctaaccctaaccctaaccctaaccctaaccctaacccccaactgacaaccgaaaaacgtgccaaatgcacagcattattccaaaaacaaccgaaagaagctaaaactacaaaaccgccgccatttttgtagtcacgaggtagacacgtggcccccacgcccagcgacagcgccctctgctgtcgcgggtggcttgggcttgatgacatcattcatcccgttcgcggcagtctacgacgtaaataagccattaaaattccctggatgagtttatttcacaaaagacagttgaaagaatgaatcattaagtttaatgacaaccgaaaaacgtgccaaataccacagaattattccaaaaacaaccgaaataagcgaaaactacaaatccgccgccatttttgtagtcccgaggtagacacttgGCACCCacacccagcgacagcgccctctgctgtcgcgggtggcttgggcttgataaaatcattcatccccgttcgcggcagtctacgacgtaaataagccattaaaattccctggatgagtttatttcacaaaagacagttgaaagaataaaccattaagtcaactgacaaccgaaaaacgtgccaaatgcacagcattattccaaaaacaaccgaaataagcgaaaactacaaatccgccgccatttttgtagtcccgaggtagacacgtggcgcccaagcccagcgacagcgccctctgctgtcgcgggaggcttgggcttgatgacatcattcatcccgttcgcgacagtctacgacgtaaataagccattaaaattccctggatgagtttatttcacaaacgacagttgaaagaatgaatcattaagtcaactgacaaccgaaaaacgtgccaaatgcacagcattattccaaaaacaaccgaaagaagctaaaactacaaaaccgccgccatttttgtagtcacgaggtagacacgtggcccccacgcccagcgacagcgccctctgctgtcgcgggtggcttgggcttgatgacatcattcatcccgttcgcggcagtctacgacgtaaataagccattaaaattccctggatgagtttatttcacaaaagacagttgaaagaatgaatcattaagtttaatgacaaccgaaaaacgtgccaaataccacagcattattccaaaaacaaccgaaagaagcgaaaactacaaaaccgccgccatttttgtagtcccgaggtagacacttgGCACCCacacccagcgacagcgccctctgctgtcgcgggtggcttgggcttgataaaatcattcatccccgttcgcggcagtctacgacgtaaataagccattaaaattccctggatgagtttatttcacaaaagacagttgaaagaataaaccattaagtcaactgacaaccgaaaaacgtgccaaatgcacagcattattccaaaaacaaccgaaataagcgaaaactacaaaaccgccgccatttttgtagtcccgaggtagacatgtggcgcccacgcccagcgacagcgccctctgttgtcgcgggtggcttgggcttgatgacatcattcatcccgttcgcggcagtctacgacgtaaataagccattaaaattccctggatgagtttatttcacaaaagacagttgaaagaatgaatcattaagtttaatgacaaccgaaaaacgtgccaaatgcacagaattattccaaaaacaaccgaaataagcgaaaactacaaatccgccgccatttttgtagtcccgaggtagacacttgGCGCCCacacccagcgacagcgccctctgctgtcgcgggtggcttgggcttgataaaatcattcatcccgttcgcggcagtctacgacgtaaataagccattaaaattccctggatgagtttatttcacaaaagacagttgaaagaatgaatcattaagtcaactgacaaccgaaaaacgtgccaaatgcacagaattattccaaaaacaaccgaaataagcgaaaactacaaatccgccaccatttttgtagtcccgaggtagacacgcggcgcccacgcccagcgacagcgccctctgctgtcgcgggtggcttgataaaaTCATTCATCCCCTTTCAcgccagtctaagacgtaaataagccattaaaattccctggatgagtttatttcacaaaagacagttgaaagaatgaatcattaagtcaactgacaaccgaaatacgtgccaaatgcacagcattattccaaaaacaaccgaaataagcgaaaactacaaaaccgccgccatttttgtagtcccgaggtagacacgcggcgcccacgcccagcgacagcgccctctgctgtcgcgggtggcttgataaaaTCATTCATCCCCTTTCAcgccagtctaagacgtaaataagccattaaaattccctggatgagtttatttcacaaaagacagttgaaagaatgaatcattaagtcaactgacaaccgaaatacgtgccaaatgcacagcattattccaaaaacaaccgaaataagcgaaaactacaaaaccccgccatttttgtagtccctaggtagacacgtggcgcccatgTTTGGCTGATGGAAATCAAAAACCCAACTTCACACACTTTCACATTGACATGCTCACCTCTATTAGACTTATAAATGGCTCTCATAACAGGAAGGCTATGAAAACTATcactatttgtaaaaaaatatagattgttTGAATGTACATGAAcccctggcatttttttttttttttttttagtagtattgtctttgttttgtgttgtacttAAGTATATTGATTAttaagagaaataaataaataaataaatacatacatacataaataaataaatctatacataaataaatatataaattaataaatatataaatatagaaataattaaataatcacagggaaattaattaattaatgacacatttaaattaattaatgacacttttatttaattatttaatggtgtatttatttatttaatgttgtcacttttggtcctccacacATCCCTGCTGTGGAAATGGAAGCAGCaaacccaacacacacacacattgcagaCTTACTGTAAAGTACAACAATGCACACTCACTATAACGTAATGAGGTCAAAAGCaaaatgttcatcttataggattaaaaattacttagttactctaaaatgcatcaataatctCTTGTTTTTCATGTTGTATCGTGTTCTTACTAACGCGCACTATCCCGTACGCATATAAAAGGTATTTGTACTAGTGTGGTTGCCGTAGTTGGTGAtctaagatggcgggatcttctgcgcatgcacgtcaccgatcgtgcagggtcactgatAGCGTCTTGAAGAGTGAGTGATCGGTGTGGTTGGCGCAAGGATCTACTGTCACGCTCCGTCCCTCCCTCCCTCATAGCAGCCAGAAGGTGGAGAGAGCGCTCCACCCGCCGCGTCGGTTAGTCCCTCGACCTCCGCGCTTCGCGTCCTGCCtgtgacggcggcggcggcggcggacatTTTCTGTCTCTCGGGATCAGTCGGTTCCTTTTTGATGCTCGTGGCGTCCCGTGGCACCGAAGCAGCACGTCGGCGGCCGTCAAGCAGAGCTTTTGAAGCCCCTCAGGAGGCTCACTACCCCGGCGGAGACAGCGGCGACGGCCGTCGAGCACCGCAACAACAGGATGCCGGGCATGATGGACAAAGGCTCCGAGTATTTGGGCAAGGCTCGCTCCAACGGCACCAAGAGTCCGTCCAACGCGTCCAACGGACACCTGACGGATGAAAGCGGCAGTGACGACGAGCACGGTGGGTCGGCCGTCGTGGCGAGCTAGCCGGCTAGCTTGCCGGCTAGCTCGCAAGGACGCTCCGATGCAATCGAGTCACGTTAGCGTTCCTTTCCTTTTCTTTCCCTTTGTCGCCCGCAGATGTCGGCATGCGAGTGGGAGCCGATTATCAGGCCAACATTCCCGATTTCGACGCCGGTGAGCTccgtttgttgtttgttgttgttcgcGGGTAGCCTTGGTCCCTTCGAAAGCGGCTTTTGTTTTGCCCCTTGGAAATCGGGGCCAATTTGGGCAAATGCCCAAGAAGCACCTCGAAATGCTCCTCTTGGCTGTCGGACGAGTCCCGAGACGTCTGGTAACGAGAAGAAGTGTAGCTTGGCGGAATGTTGCCGAATGACGACTGACCGAGGCTACCGACGACCGTTTTCATGTGGAAAGTGCATCCGACATTATTGTGAAGATTGCTGCGGTCATTTGATTTCACAAAAGAGATGCAGCAATTCATCTAGTAAATGACAAGTCATCAACGTGTTGAGGTTCTTGTATTGAAGTGGCCACTAGCAGACAAAATGAACAGCAGTGGTTCATTGAATGGAAACATTGCAGTgaatgttttgtgtgtgcgtgtgagaagGCCTGCTCCAAAAGATTCATTCATTGTCAAAATGCTTGATGATCCACTTTATATGCAGTCCATAACGCCATTAAAACCCAAATCTTGCTAACACAGGACCTGTTGAGACCTGAATGTTGCTCCTTTGGTAAGCACAATTCTTGTTTCCATCAGCGAACACTGAGCTCATTTGGACCGGCcgttcctccttcttcttcactGATGTCTATTTATCgatttactcaactcaactcgagTTAATTTATAtaacgctttcaaacagcctgaactgtcaaagcgctttacagaaagacaaaaacaagaacatgaaAATATTGAATTGTTGCATCTGGACTCGCAAAGCAAAGTTTGACGTAAAAAATCGCCAGCGACTCTGCTCATGTGTGctggatttgttttgttttgggtgatgatgatgatgatgatgatgggggTGCGTTTAGGCTCCAGCAAATATTCAGAGAGGGACAACGGTGGCATGTTGGTGTGGTCGCCGTATCACGACATCGAAGATGCCAAACGTGAGTGACGTCCGTCTCGGGCTCGTCTGTCGTCACCTGGCACTTtttgatgagtttttttttttttttgtcttcctccACAGTGGACGAGTACATCGCGCTGGCCAAAGAGAAGCACGGCTACAACGTGGAGCAGGTACTCGCACGCGCTCAACTTGCCATACGagttgctgtgtgtgtgtgtgcgtgcg encodes the following:
- the LOC144020996 gene encoding uncharacterized protein LOC144020996, with translation MDPEHCAHCTGAPNEHGNGNKSREVPLDNRKVIGCSTVTSPTPDYLSLRLSNPHSFASKCEGKHKKAPLQVPRMSEVDLICSEEESPEEPFEPLTQEVSVPLTQASPLRTIKDVNRSEQNVGAGWQLSREPGDLVSTPQSEEKKMYMTEDEDEMDVMEQTVFPLTQEVSLPLTQKVSSLHRSDLSDWEDAEQILERALLVKKHVRRLKFDCDPTDTLKSRKKKRMTKIKLKKKDKFHPKRERNTAKEISQTKFRANNTSRKNQSS